The DNA segment ATAGAATATATATAACAATAGTAAAATTAAGGTATTTAAGATGGATTATAAAGAGAGTTTATTACTACCAAACACTGAGTTTCCAATGAGAGGAAACCTTCCACAAAAAGAGCCTGAGAGATACAGACTTTGGGAAGATTCAAAAGTTTATGAAAAAATGAAAAAAAACAGAGAAGGAAAACCTTCTTTTACCCTACACGATGGACCACCATATGCCAATGGACATATACATATTGGTCATGCATTAAATAAAATTTTGAAAGATATTATTGTTAAGTATCACTATTTTGATGGTAAATCAGTAAGATATGTTCCAGGATGGGATTGTCATGGATTACCAATTGAACAAAAAGTTGAAGAGAAAATAGGAGCAACTAAGAAAAAAGAGCTTCCAAAATCAAAAATTAGAGAACTTTGTAGAGCCCATGCTACAACATTTATAGATATTCAAAGGGAAGAGTTTAAAAAATTAGGTGTAATAGGTGATTGGGAAAACCCATATTTAACTATGGATTTTAAATTTGAAGCAAATATCTATAGAGAACTTTGTGCCATTGCAAAACAAGGACTTTTAGTACAAAGAAGTAAACCTGTTTATTGGTCTTGGGCAGCACAAACAGCACTTGCTGAAGCAGAGGTTGAGTATGAAAATAAAACCTCTCCATCAATTTTTGTGGCATTTAAACATGAAAAAATGGATGCAAGTTTAATTATTTGGACTACAACCCCCTGGACACTTCCTGCAAATACAGGAATTGCATTAAATGCAGAAGAGGAGTATGTTTTAACAAGTGATAAATTTATAGTTGCAAAAAAACTTTATAATTCACTTGTAGAAAATGAAGTAATCTCTGGAACTGTTGTTGAAACAATCGATCCTAAAAGTTTAGAAAATAGTTTTGCGATAAATCCTTTAAATGATAGAAAATCTAAAATTGTTTTAGGTGAGCACGTTGAGATGGAATCAGGTTCAGGTGCAGTTCATACAGCTCCTGGACATGGAGAAGATGACTACAAAGTTGGTCTAAGATATGGTCTTGATGTTCTTATGCCTGTTGATGCTGAGGGTAAATATGATGAAACAATTGTAAGAGAAAAACTATTTAGAGATACAGACAAATATTTAGGAATGCATGTTTTTAAAGCAAATGAGATGATTTTAGAAGAGCTTCTTGAAAATAAAGCACTTTTAAAAAGAGTTGATATTGTTCACTCATATCCTCACTGTTGGAGAACTCACAAACCTATTATTTTTAGAGCAACAAAACAGTGGTTTATCTCTATTGATGATAAATATGGTAAAGAGAATAAAACTCTAAGAGAGAATGCTTTAAAAGTTGTAAATGAGATTAAGTTTTACCCTGAGTGGGGAAGAAATAGACTTAAAGCAATGCTTGAAGGAAGACCTGACTGGTGTATTTCACGTCAAAGAGATTGGGGTGTGCCAATAGCATTTTTTAGAAATAAAAAAACTGATGAGATAATTTTTGATGAAAAAGTTATGAACTATACAGCAATGATTTTTGAACAAAAAGGTTGCGATGCTTGGTATGATTTAAGTATTGAAGAGCTTTTATATCCTGGAAGTGGATTAAATCCAGATGATTTAGAAAAAACTATGGATATTCTAGATGTATGGTTTGACTCTGGTTCAACACAAAATGCAGTTTTAAGAAGTAGAAATTATGATGCAGGAACATTCCCTGCTGATATGTATTTAGAAGGAAGTGACCAACATAGAGGTTGGTTCCAATCTTCACTTTTGACAACTTTAGCTTCACAAGAGATTGCACCATATAAAGCTTTAGTAACTCATGGATTTACTATGGATGAAAAAGGTGAAAAAATGTCTAAGTCAAAGGGGAATGTAATTGATCCTGCGAAAATCATGAAACAATATGGTTCTGAGATACTTAGATTATGGGTTGCAATGAGTGATTATCAAAATGACCAAAAAATATCAGATAACATCTTAAAACAAAATGCAGAACTATATAGAAAGATTAGAAATACTGCAAGATTTTTACTTGCAAATATAAATGACTTAAAAGAGATAGTATCTGTTGATAAAATGGGAATTTTAGATAAATGGGTATTAAGTAGAGCTAAAAAAACTTTTGATGAAATCGATGCAGCATTTTCTGTATATGAGTATTCAAAAGGGTTAAATAAATTAAACAACTTCTTAGTTGTTGACCTTTCTGGTATCTATTTAGATGTTTGTAAAGATAGATTATATTGTGATGATAAAAATGATATTCATAGAGTTGCTTCTCAAAGTGCAATGGCAATTATTTTGAAAAAACTTATCTCAACTCTAGCTTGTATCCTTACATATACAATGGATGAGCTAATTGAGTTTGCACCTAAATTTATAAAAGGTGAAGCAAAAGATATTTTTGATTTTGAAAAAGTTGAGTTAGAAGAAGTTGAATCAAAACTAAATGAAGAGATTCTATTAGTAGCAAAAGATAAATTTAGTGAAGCAATTGATACACTAAAAAAAGATAAAATAATAAAATCAACATTAGAGTTAGAGATATCAACAAATTGTGAAGATATTTTAAGTCTAGAGAGAGTTGAAATGGAAGATTGGTTCCTTGTTAGCTCAATTACAAATGAAAAACAAGATGAAGTATTGGCTACTTTTGAAGTAGAAAACTTCAAATTTAGTGTAACAAAAGCAAAAAATGCTAAATGTCCAAGATGTTGGAAATTTACTTCAAGTAGTGAAGAACATCTTTGTAGTAGATGTGAAAGTGTTGTTAAATAATTATGTTTGAGTCTGAAATTTCACTTTCGTTTATAATTTACACAATTGTTGTAATCTTAATGTTAACAGCAATTGGAATAATATATGTAAATAAAAAAAGTAAAAAGGTTGATAAAGAGAAATGATGCCCTTTAGCGATGAAGATTTAAAACCTGCAGTTGGCTCAATAATAAAGAGTAGAATTGCTCCAATGTTAGCAAAAGATGGTGGAGCAATAGTTTTACTAGATATAATTGATGGAAAAGTTTATGTTCAGCTGCAAGGTGCATGTGTTGGATGTAGTGCAAGTGGAAGTACACTAAAGTTTATAGTGGAAAAAGAGTTAAAAGCAGCAATCCATCCAGAACTAAAAATAATAAATGTACCACAAGGTATGGAAGATAAATTACAGGAGCTTGAATGATAAATGAGAATAAATTATTAAATGAAGCTAATAACTACTTTTTAGAAAAAAGTTATGACAAAGCTTTATTTTTATATTCACAACTATCATCATTTTTCCCAAAAAATAGAGAGTATCCAATATTTGCTCTTTTTTGTGATATTGCAAGTGAAGACGAAGAGAAAGGACTCTCTTTGTTTGATTATTTCAGTGTTGCAAAAAATGAGAATTTGGATACGGCAATAGCTTATGTAGAAGATACTGTAAATGCATACGATGGCGATGTAGATAAGATGATGCATATTTTAGAAGAGTTAACAAATTCAACTGTAGAGTCTTTGGATGCAATTAGATATGAGGATTTTAAAACTCTTATTGAATCAAGAGGTTCTTTTAGAATTGCTTTTGAAGATATTATGTTTTCAACAAAAGTTGCAATAGAGACAAAAGAGGACTTTTTTGATTTTGTAACAAAACTTATTGATAATGACTTTAATAGTACTGCATACAGCTATTTAGATGGATTTAACGAGTATTTTTCCTATGATTCAAAAATAGAAGAACTATATAAAAAACTAGAAGAGAAAAAAATTGCAACTGACCATAAATAATAAGATCTACACAGATAATTCAAAAGAGGCGAAAAAAGGTACAGTTTTTGTAATCTCAAAACAGAATGAAAAATTTGTAGAAGATGCAAAAAGTAACGGATGTGAAGAGTTTATAGAGGCAAAAGACTTAACAACTCATTTTGATATGAAAGCAATAAAAATAATTGGTGTTACAGGTACAAATGGCAAAACAACAACTACTGCTGCAATATACTCTATACTTCTTGATTTAGGATATAAAGTTGCACTTCAAGGTACAAGAGGTTTTTATATAAATGATGAAAAGATGGAGGATTATACTTTAACAACTCCTATGCAACTTGGAAATTTTGCCCATATACAAAAGGCTTTAGAAGAGGGTTGTCAATTTTTCGTAATGGAAGTTAGTTCCCATGCGATTGAACAAAAAAGAGTTGAAGGATTAGATTTTGAACTAAAAGTTCATACAAATATAACAAGAGACCATTTAGATTATCACAAAACAATAGAAGAGTATATAAATGTAAAAAACTCATTTTTTAGTGATGAGAGTAAAAAACTTATAAACAAAGATGATCCAGTAGTTAAATTTAATCCTAAAAATGCTTTAACCTATGGTTTAGAGCTACCTTCAACATATAAAGTCAGCGCATATTCATTTACAAATGGTACAAATGTTATGTTTAATAAAATTTCAGAAGTACACTCTTTTACTTCCGCGCTTATGGGAATTTTTAATATTTATAACATTATGGCAGCAGTTGCAAGTGTTGATATGGTTACAGATAACTCATTAGATGAAATATGCAATGTAGTAGAAAATTTTGCAGGAGTGGAAGGAAGAATGGAGATAATCTCTAGTGATCCTTTTGTAATTGTAGATTTTGCCCACACTCCAGATGGAATGAAAAAGATTTTTGAAAGTTTTAATCATAAAGATATTATTGCTGTTTTTGGAGCAGGGGGAAATAGAGATAAACAAAAAAGACCTTTGATGGGAAAAGTTGCTGCCAACTTTGCAAAAACTATTATCGTAACTTCTGATAATCCAAGATTTGAAGATCCAGATGAAATAATCCAAGATATATGTGTTGGAATAGAAAAAAAAGATAATCTAATAGTTGAGGTAAATAGAAAAGAGGCTATTAAAAAAGCAGTTGAACTAGGTAAAAAGAATCCTAGCAGTGTTGTTTTAATCCTTGGAAAAGGTGATGAGCCTTATCAAATAATATATGATAAGAAGTTTCCTTTAGTGGACAAAGATGAGGTATTAAAGCACCTTTAATGGTATGCTCTA comes from the Halarcobacter ebronensis genome and includes:
- the ileS gene encoding isoleucine--tRNA ligase, with the protein product MDYKESLLLPNTEFPMRGNLPQKEPERYRLWEDSKVYEKMKKNREGKPSFTLHDGPPYANGHIHIGHALNKILKDIIVKYHYFDGKSVRYVPGWDCHGLPIEQKVEEKIGATKKKELPKSKIRELCRAHATTFIDIQREEFKKLGVIGDWENPYLTMDFKFEANIYRELCAIAKQGLLVQRSKPVYWSWAAQTALAEAEVEYENKTSPSIFVAFKHEKMDASLIIWTTTPWTLPANTGIALNAEEEYVLTSDKFIVAKKLYNSLVENEVISGTVVETIDPKSLENSFAINPLNDRKSKIVLGEHVEMESGSGAVHTAPGHGEDDYKVGLRYGLDVLMPVDAEGKYDETIVREKLFRDTDKYLGMHVFKANEMILEELLENKALLKRVDIVHSYPHCWRTHKPIIFRATKQWFISIDDKYGKENKTLRENALKVVNEIKFYPEWGRNRLKAMLEGRPDWCISRQRDWGVPIAFFRNKKTDEIIFDEKVMNYTAMIFEQKGCDAWYDLSIEELLYPGSGLNPDDLEKTMDILDVWFDSGSTQNAVLRSRNYDAGTFPADMYLEGSDQHRGWFQSSLLTTLASQEIAPYKALVTHGFTMDEKGEKMSKSKGNVIDPAKIMKQYGSEILRLWVAMSDYQNDQKISDNILKQNAELYRKIRNTARFLLANINDLKEIVSVDKMGILDKWVLSRAKKTFDEIDAAFSVYEYSKGLNKLNNFLVVDLSGIYLDVCKDRLYCDDKNDIHRVASQSAMAIILKKLISTLACILTYTMDELIEFAPKFIKGEAKDIFDFEKVELEEVESKLNEEILLVAKDKFSEAIDTLKKDKIIKSTLELEISTNCEDILSLERVEMEDWFLVSSITNEKQDEVLATFEVENFKFSVTKAKNAKCPRCWKFTSSSEEHLCSRCESVVK
- a CDS encoding NifU family protein codes for the protein MMPFSDEDLKPAVGSIIKSRIAPMLAKDGGAIVLLDIIDGKVYVQLQGACVGCSASGSTLKFIVEKELKAAIHPELKIINVPQGMEDKLQELE
- a CDS encoding UDP-N-acetylmuramoyl-L-alanyl-D-glutamate--2,6-diaminopimelate ligase, which gives rise to MQLTINNKIYTDNSKEAKKGTVFVISKQNEKFVEDAKSNGCEEFIEAKDLTTHFDMKAIKIIGVTGTNGKTTTTAAIYSILLDLGYKVALQGTRGFYINDEKMEDYTLTTPMQLGNFAHIQKALEEGCQFFVMEVSSHAIEQKRVEGLDFELKVHTNITRDHLDYHKTIEEYINVKNSFFSDESKKLINKDDPVVKFNPKNALTYGLELPSTYKVSAYSFTNGTNVMFNKISEVHSFTSALMGIFNIYNIMAAVASVDMVTDNSLDEICNVVENFAGVEGRMEIISSDPFVIVDFAHTPDGMKKIFESFNHKDIIAVFGAGGNRDKQKRPLMGKVAANFAKTIIVTSDNPRFEDPDEIIQDICVGIEKKDNLIVEVNRKEAIKKAVELGKKNPSSVVLILGKGDEPYQIIYDKKFPLVDKDEVLKHL